The Ferrimicrobium acidiphilum DSM 19497 genome window below encodes:
- a CDS encoding ABC transporter permease, with amino-acid sequence MGLIYVRYELLRTLRNRRFVIFSFVFPLVLYLAFTSADRHAKVGGVPFPLYYMIAMAGFGALIAAISIGPRISAERQMGWTRQMRITPLPTWYYFTAKIIAGYAIACLTLIILYIAGLAFGVQLSVIHWLLMTGLFLVGLLPFTILGVMLGHLLKPDSMGPVTGGVSTLFLLIGGGFGNIGGHGLLHKIFELIPSYWLIRAGAVSLGGSPWTLEGWLVIVLWTAAFAFLARLVYLRDTVRL; translated from the coding sequence ATGGGTTTGATCTACGTCCGCTACGAGCTACTCCGCACGCTTCGAAACCGTAGGTTCGTCATCTTCTCGTTTGTGTTTCCACTCGTCCTCTATCTCGCCTTCACCTCGGCCGATCGGCATGCGAAAGTCGGTGGCGTCCCGTTCCCACTCTATTACATGATCGCGATGGCGGGCTTTGGCGCGCTGATCGCTGCGATCTCTATCGGGCCAAGGATCTCTGCCGAACGCCAGATGGGTTGGACACGCCAGATGCGGATCACCCCGTTGCCGACGTGGTACTACTTTACGGCAAAGATCATTGCTGGCTATGCGATCGCCTGCCTAACACTGATCATCTTGTACATAGCCGGGCTGGCATTTGGTGTCCAGCTCAGTGTGATTCACTGGTTGTTGATGACGGGACTCTTTCTTGTCGGACTCCTACCGTTCACGATCCTCGGTGTTATGCTTGGCCATCTCCTCAAACCCGACTCGATGGGACCCGTGACCGGTGGGGTGTCTACCCTCTTCCTCCTGATAGGTGGCGGCTTTGGCAATATTGGAGGCCACGGCCTCCTCCATAAGATCTTTGAACTCATCCCCTCCTATTGGTTGATCAGAGCTGGTGCGGTCTCGCTTGGTGGATCCCCATGGACACTTGAGGGATGGCTGGTAATTGTGTTATGGACTGCTGCCTTTGCGTTCTTGGCTCGTCTGGTCTATCTGCGTGACACCGTACGGTTGTGA
- a CDS encoding MBL fold metallo-hydrolase: MEEGLQRFGVLGEQCLCLIVHVGTLEPGVTGTVLMLLEEDKVVVVDPGMVPSKETILGPMASIGIGPEKVTEVVLSHHHLDHTFHVALFERANVHDYHAIYRGDEWTSRPGEGYRISPNVKLLETPGHTQEEVSIAISTSDGLCVYTHLWWTEDGPLEDPYAPSADQLRSSRLRVLAMNPDWIIPGHGRPFRPQTRPVVV, from the coding sequence ATGGAGGAAGGTTTGCAACGTTTTGGTGTCTTGGGTGAACAGTGCCTGTGTCTGATTGTCCATGTTGGCACGCTCGAGCCTGGGGTTACAGGCACGGTCCTGATGCTGCTTGAGGAGGACAAGGTGGTCGTCGTTGATCCGGGCATGGTTCCCTCCAAAGAGACAATACTCGGACCGATGGCGAGCATAGGGATTGGCCCAGAGAAGGTGACTGAAGTGGTCCTGAGCCATCATCATCTTGACCATACCTTTCATGTCGCCCTCTTTGAGCGAGCAAATGTGCACGATTATCATGCTATTTATCGAGGAGATGAGTGGACGAGCCGTCCCGGGGAGGGGTATCGAATCTCCCCAAATGTGAAGCTTCTCGAGACCCCTGGGCACACTCAAGAGGAGGTGAGTATCGCGATATCGACGAGCGACGGCCTCTGTGTGTACACCCATTTATGGTGGACAGAGGATGGACCGCTGGAGGATCCCTATGCGCCGAGCGCAGATCAGTTGCGGAGTTCGCGTCTTCGTGTCCTTGCTATGAATCCTGATTGGATCATTCCTGGCCATGGTCGGCCGTTTCGCCCTCAAACCAGGCCAGTGGTGGTCTAG